The region aaattaaaacagtattAGGACCCATCaaaaatttagaatccaaagaggaacctcaagaactcatttaaactaaaaaaaaagaagagtaaGGTTCTTCTTTCATCAAAAGATATTGATTTGCTGCTAaggcaaatcaaatttcaaaaattttcaaaatcgctCCACCCTAATGCGCAGGCTGTAAATCCTGTTATATTGGCGAAACTACTCGCCATTAAAAAACACGGATAATCGACCAccaaaaaagagataaaaactCACACATTTAAATGAAAgctgttttaatagttttaataatgctaatttttcaattttggatTCGGCCtccaacaaatttatattattattcaaagaAAGAATGTACATAGAGTGGGGAAAACCCACTCAACAAATGAACCATGTAAAAATCACTTTCAATCTGGTTCCTTTTAACATTACcggttcttttatctttttaaaatatttgttacattattaaattgcatttttattgtattttttattataaggtcTCTATAAATTCAActtaaatgtatgtatgtatgtatatatatatatatatatatatatatatatatatatatatatatatatatatatatatatatatatatatatatatatatatatatatatgtatatatatatatatatatatatatatatatatatatatatatatatatatatgtatatatatatatatatatatatatatatatatatatatatatatatatatatatatatgaatatatatatatatatatatatatatatatatatatatatatatatgtatatatatatattataagctactcatttaaaaaagaaattaagtatGTGAAATTTAGGACCTAGCATCATAAACAAAATCTAActttgattttgaatttaaaaaattatatttctaatacaaaaaaaattaattttgaaaaaaataagattctaaaagattcaaaatcaaaaaatttacaaatcaaaaaagtCTTGAAATAAAAGGTAATGACAATATGtgtttaaaatgaaagttaATGCTATGACGACTTGTGTTTTTACACTTTAAgattagtaaatataataaggaacaatagttaaactaatttttgatacgaatttaaatcaatttttcatggaatgtaaaaaaatgtctgtaaaattgtttttcttttttttttgaaagtttttaatcttgataaaaagtaaatgaaaCTGCTTTTGTAGATAATAAGTGTGCTGTATAAACAATAAGAAACCAAATTATGCCTGGGaatgatttaaaaacagttcaacTGTACTTGATTTATCCTACAATATTTGCACATTCAAGTTTAGTGAATAAAGATATGAATAAAAACATGTATGAATTTTCTCAAATTTGTCAAAAAGTCAGATCAATACTTGATCTTTGTTTTCTGGCAAAAATCGAAAAAAACGGCTGATTAAAGCCTGTAGTGCTGATGCAACAAGTTAGGGGAACCTTTTGTACCTTTGACCACGTTGTACCTTTTGTCACTCTACTCTGTCGgcttactattattttttaaaaaaaaggtgaagTGCCAATTGAAATAACCCAGCCGGAAAACAacgttgaaacctaacgttgaatttacgttgattcaacATTTAGAGTGAAAGTTTTCTTCGACGTTAATTTATCAACTGTTTCATAATGCTCGCAACTAAAGCAAAAGTCTAGTCACTACTTGGAACACATCAGGCCGTTAAATTCcagtgaaaatttaaaaaagattattttagagTAAGTATTAAGCAAGAAATTATCAAAAAGGACAAAAGTCCAGTTAGAAAGctttataatttcaaattatataatttagtgGTAAGGATGGGCAGTACTGATTTCCGTATGTTTTTACGATTAGGGTTTTTCTTGCATAACTTTGTATCTGAACCCAGTTACTTTAAGGAACACAAACAGCTGTAAAAACGTGAGTGAGAAAGaagctataatttttattggaGTTAGTCTTACCCAGAGGGCACGCGGACGTCCATAAGACGTCCATGGACGTCCGATATTGGACGAACGGACGTCCATTTTGGACGTCCATAAGACGTCCTATGGACGACTAAATGAAACGGCACTCGTCCGCCCATTTCGGACGTCTATTGACGTCCATGGACGTCTAAAATTGGACGAACGGAAGTCCATTTTAGACGTCCATAAGACGTCCTATAGACGACTAAATGAAACGGCATTCGCCCGTCCATTTTGGACAACTATGTCtataatttctaatattttagacGTCCATGGAcgtctaaaatatttttcaaaatatgtcTAACTAGATAGTCTAATTAGATATATCTGTGTGTCTAGGTAGAATTACATCTGTGACagagtataaatattattttaaaaactttgatcaGAATttcaaatgcttataaaaaggtgtgctaaaataaaaacaactgaaaaatgtaaaaagcatttactttcaaaagtaataaatttacaaagcaACAATTTTAAGTTGCTTCTTCTTCGTCATCATCGTCAACGTCAGCATCGTTAACTATTTTTACTTTCGGCAACGCCCGCTTCAATAAATCGCCAACAAGGGCTTCGATAGTTGCGGCATCATAACCGGTTCTTTCAGATACTAAGCCttctaaacaaacaaaaaagtaaattacaattGTTAGTCTTCTGAACAAAGAAAtggtttttatataaacaattttttatttttatatgtaaatataaaaataacttttttttttaattcaacttaGGAATGCATAATACAATCATTGCCTAACCTTTAATACACTTGTAATGTTCTGTAGCTGTAAACTTTAGCTTGCCTTTCAATCCATCTTTACTAAATAAGTTTTGCACTTGTGGCACCATTAACtggtttaaaacatttttcacagTTTTGCGTGGTGTTGCACCACCAATGGCTTTGATTTGAGTGATCTgagaaattgttaaattattaaatctaataagtTCTAAAATCTAATATcgtaaaagttaaattttatattgcacCTTTACATTTTCACAAACACGATATACTAACGTTACAAGAAACATTACTTGAATAATCATCAGGAACATAATAGATTCCTGTTTCATTAGAGTTGACcacaaataacataaataacataCAACTTTGTTGTATGTTATTTGTGGTCATCACCtgttttaatagtatatagaaTATACTCCTGAAAAGTTTAATGTTTATACCTTGTTTTTCATAGCACTAGAACTTGCTCTGAGAATTTCCTCTTCTTCATTAAAACACTTAATATCTTTATGTGGGATTGTAATTATGACACCCACATCAGTAGCACCACTTTTTGGTTGTGTTTCCATGTTGTCCAATCGctccataattttaatttgattttgctGCAACAATTCTAGTTTTATTAGCATGGCATACTGAAACtctaaatataaattctttatttgtaTTGAAGCCAACaggaaaaaacatttataaaactaGAGGTAAAattagcttttaaaattttaaaagagaaagaTTATAAGAGCAGAGAAATAAAGATCATCACAAACCTTAATACCATGCAAAAACTTACGTTTATTTGTCATTTCCTTAAATGAAACACCACCATCACCTATCTTGAAAGATGTTGGATTTTTGTTAAAGTGGTACGATTCTAAATCCAATGATCGTTGGAAATCTTCATTTGGTCTTGGCTGTATTACACAGCCcactttactttttttccatGGAGATATAAGTGGCACACCCATTTGAATTGGTGATGAAGAACCAGATGGTGTGcactttaaaacattcaaatttgGACTTGGAACTCGTTCCTTTGGGTTGAGTATATTTGAaactataaaatcaaaaaaaatagaataaaaaattaaataatccCAGAACACACCAATTAAATACCCAACATATTAAAGCTCTATATACATTATTATCATAAATTGCATTGGtcttattttatcaattttttcttcttattataCTAATTTCTTCAAGGTCCAGGGGTAACTATTgtgtaatttttgttaaaaccttATCTCAAGCCTATAACTGTGAAAAAATAACCTTGCTGAACAAAGAAACTACACAAGCAagtttctgaaaatattatctttattacaaaatatataacagtatatcatctgacaaaaaaaaaatgcaaacagtttttaaatgaaccaaTAGATACACTTACCAGGACGATCATCATTTTCATCTtcagttaaaaagtttaacattgcCTGACATGTTTCATAACTTCCACACTCCAAAATAAATTCTAACAACATAAACTCTTGCCAGCCAGGTTCTGGACTAGCCCATTCAGATAAATAAACACCCACAGTTTTTTTTCCTCGTGGAGGATAGTATACTATATTTCTTCTGCATTAACCCAGTGAGTAGGTACTACTGTCTTAGTGTCAATACCATCTTCTTTAATTGCAACAGTACTGTACAACCTacaattttagataattataaactaaatagCAAATAAGTCATAACAATTAAACTTACTATTTATTATGTACAATATATCAATGCAAAATTGTAACTCTTGtatattttgaattgttttgaggataaattttatgtttttgtaaaacataTATGATTCTAGAAATTAGCTtcatagttaaaaaatgtataaaccttcaataaatacataaaaaacaaaaaaatatgcaatttcaaaaattcacattatttaataaagatattacaactttgttatttttatatggaaTACACACACATTTTCTAAGTAAGTCATGCATGTTAATTGTTTGCATTGCTAGactacaatttttgtttttgatatagtatatattaagtATCTTAGATTCTACAAAGCTGTCAAAGAAATTGTTTAAACGATTCTTTTTGTAGATTTCACAAACTAATTGATCGTttggtaaaatgtttttaacaaaaacaacaaaatatttcgTCATGAAACAAGCATTCTTAGAAACatcaattttagttattaatttttctttacgTGGATCATCTAATTTATGTTCGCTTAGGCGTTTTGCAAGTTCTACTAAAGGGTTTTGTTTACCTCGtgctaatgtttttaaatgttgcaaaaaattcTCAAACTGGAAGCAAGAAATCTCGTCCAAACTGCTTTCAAAATGTTCAACATCATCTGTTATATGAAGACAGTGAACGTTGTAGACACAAAATGTGTCACCAAAATGTTCATGAGTGTTAAACACAAAATACTCCAAAAGTTTTTTAGCATGGCTCAAATATATTCTCCTATTAACATTACTCTCCTCGCACAACATGCGGATTGCTAAAGATAAGCtaagaaaatgtttatacaTTTTAGGATTGAGAATGTCCTTTAAGACAACAATACCCACATAAAGTAAGAATGTTCTTAGTTCTGTGGCTTTCCACCTATTTACATCTTCTAAAGACCTCGTTTGACGCACAAAATCTGATGGCAATTTTCCATTTAAATTAGTGAGTAAATGAGAAATCTCTTTTAAATAAGGTGTTGATAAACGACCATCAAATATTTGGGAATATGCACCTTTGTAGTAGTATAACATACGTCTCATAACACCTAAATTAACTAAGTGCATATAGTCTAGAGCAAAATCCTGAATCATGTCTAAACCTTCAATGTCAAACAGTGGAGTTCGTGTATGATGATGGCACCGACCATCTTTATCTTGTTGAGAGTATAATCCGACTTTTAAATCAGCATTGTTTCTATTTGCAATTGTTTCGTGACTTTTATCATAAACAATACGACCATGAACATAAAAACCACGCAAATTGCATCTCTCACATGCATAGTATCCTGAATGTTCAACTGTGCCTTTTAATAGTGCCCTAGCAGGAGCATCACATGTTATTGCaaacaaagaaatattaaagatcttACCAAATATTTCTTCTGgctgtttgaaagtttttaactCTTCTGCAAAATCTGCTAATAATTCTGAAGCACGTGGCTTTATTTCACCGCCATACAATCCAACAACAAATGGTTTAAAATGTCCAAATTGACAAAGTATAGGCCAAACTTGGTAGACACTGGATTCAAAGAGTGGTAGACCATCTACATTACATATAAGATTAATTTTAGTGGAGTTGAAGTCTTGAActtgcaatatatttttaataccttGTTTTAtgccaaaataaatgtaatttccattttttaaagatgCTGTTTTCACAACTCTTCTTGTACACAAAAGTGTCCTTGCATCTTTTGGCATTTCCTGGTGCCCATGACgatttaaaattgtcaataaatcaTTGGTACATTGCCTTGTGCAGTTGTGTTTTAAACtccagttttttatttcattttgaaaaatatttgtttcaaatgGCTCTTTTTCAATATCACTATTGTTAAAGACATACATTTCTTCCTGATCACCATCTTTAATATCTGTGAATCTCTCTAtctgatttttaataattgaatcagaagaaaaaacatatttttgtagtACCCCATTACTAAATGTTGGCCTTAAGGCACTAGTTACATTTGGATAAATAACATTATCTGCAGCAAATTTACATACAGAGTCACTATCTGCACTCTCTAAATCTTCAGAATctgaacttttaaaatcttcCTTTAGAATAAAAGATTAGGAAAATTCACAGACAGCTTTTCTAGAATTTCGCCAGTCTGCAAGTCGCTTTCTACTAAACATAAATAATctattaatttaacttatacaaaaattataaataggtAAAAAGCAACTATATGGCTGCATCTTactaagttttatattttttatgttatatatggCTATAACACTATAATTATTTAAGTGTTaagtttcaaaacaaatttatatatatatttatattaaatatatatatatattatatatatatatataaatatatatttatatatatttaatatatatatatatatatatatatatatatatatatataatatatatatatatatatatacatatatataagtatatatatatttatatatatttaatatatataatattaatatatatatatatatatatatattaaataaatatatatatatatatatatatatatatatatatatatatatatatatatacatttatacacacatttatatacactGCAgtgtatatttataattagatacatgcataaattttaacaatatttttatatatttagtatatataactatatttaaatgtatattatatatttgaataCCAAAACATtgacatgaaaaaaaaaaaaaatt is a window of Hydra vulgaris chromosome 15, alternate assembly HydraT2T_AEP DNA encoding:
- the LOC136091377 gene encoding uncharacterized protein LOC136091377 produces the protein MLLEFILECGSYETCQAMLNFLTEDENDDRPVSNILNPKERVPSPNLNVLKCTPSGSSSPIQMGVPLISPWKKSKVGCVIQPRPNEDFQRSLDLESYHFNKNPTSFKIGDGGVSFKEMTNKQFQYAMLIKLELLQQNQIKIMERLDNMETQPKSGATDVGVIITIPHKDIKCFNEEEEILRASSSAMKNKITQIKAIGGATPRKTVKNVLNQLMVPQVQNLFSKDGLKGKLKFTATEHYKCIKEGLVSERTGYDAATIEALVGDLLKRALPKVKIVNDADVDDDDEEEAT